The Pecten maximus chromosome 17, xPecMax1.1, whole genome shotgun sequence DNA segment aatattacaGCGTCAATAGGTAAATATTTACTTGAATGTATTTTCAGTGTTATGGAGCCAGAGCACGCACAGAAAGGGAGTTTTTCTCTTTGACGTTAAACGTAATAGATAATGAGCGGGAGAGGGGGAAGGTTATGTCGTAAGGGGGTCTTGATCTCGGAAGGGAAATGGTTGTGCTGTAAGGAACAACGAACCAGGTACGGGTTATCAGGAACAACATACGAACTTGTTCGTGATAACCCATACAGGACTACACAGTTCATCTAAGTTATAATTAAATCATTGTAAAAAGTTTGTCATGCATCCTGAATTATCTGTACACAGAGGGGaacaaatgaaaaacaaaacacaatttgTATAACGTCTTATCTCTTTATTGTCTTAATCATAATCAATCCTTGCAAAGTTATTTGATAACTCTGTAAATCAGTCGATGACGTCACAAAATATGTTAGTATTGACATCTTATAGTAAATGGgaattctatttatttattcctTTTTTCCCGCATCTTTACATCCTAAAGTAGTTAATAGTTGCTGTTGCTTCTTTTttgcattttgtattttgttttgactcGACTTGAAATCCTTACTTAAGATGTAACAAATTACCGCGGTTCAATATATTCAAATACAATGGAGTATACAAATACcataaagaaaaaataacagaACATGAACGAAAAATCAAGATTTGCATGCATATCTTTAAAACTATATGACTGATGTATCCTTTTGTGGTTTGAACTGTTTGTACACTAGCCTAACAAGACTGACACCGTCAGGTATAACGATCACTCCGACAACCGCAGCCAGGATGATACAGGCCACACCTCCCATAGCCACACTACTGGGCCGGGAGTCATACACGCTGACGAGCTTCCGTTTCTGGGAGGACAACATGGTTTTGTTTACTTCCAACTGAATCCTTAACACACGCATCATCTCATCAAGTTTATATCTAGCAagttttgtctgtttttttaGGAGACAACATTTGATGCATGTGTCATTTTCTACGTCAGAAGTGACCAGAGACGTAATAGATGTTGAAACTGATGTCGTCTGATCAGATGTCGTCAGATCATATGTCGTCGGATCAGATGTGGTCGGATCAGATGTGGTCGGATCAGATGTCGTCGAATCAGATGTCGTCGGATCAGATGTCGTCGGTTCAAATGTCGTCGGTTCGAATGTCGTCGGTTCAAATGTCGTCGGTTCAAATGTCGTCAGATCGTATGTCGTCAGAACAGATGTTGTCGGATCAAAGGTCGTCAAATCAGATGTCGTGGGACCAGATGTCGTCAGATCGGATGTCGCCTGATTAGATGTCGTCGGATCAAATGTCGTCAGATCAGATGTCGTCGGATCAAATGTCGTCAGATCAGATGTCTTCAGATCAGATGTTGTCGTATCATATGTCGTCGGATTAGATGTCATCGTATCATATGTCGTCAGATCAGATGTCATATCAGATGTCGTCGGTTCAAATGTCGTCAGATCAGATGTCGTCAGATCAGATGTCGTCGGATCAGATGTCGTCGGTTCAAATGTAGTCTTACTTTCTCCTTCTGTCGTTGGAGTCGTAGAGAAAACAGTCGAAGATACACCATCACTTTTTGGTGAGGATGCTGTAGAACTTTCTGTGGACACAGCAATTTCTGCTCTGTTGAAATGTTTAGATGAATGCGTGAATACGTCATCAGCTGCTTCCAATCGGGATGTCGTAGCCTGAATTGAAGTTTTCGTGGTGCGAGAAAATGCTGAAACAAAATTAGTCATCAAGGACAGTTTAACACTTGTTAAAAATGTTTACTGAAGCAGAGGACGTTAATCATTTTGATCAGGCATTTAAGGTGTCACCGCAAATACTATCTGACATCAGCAATTTACCACCAGAATCGCGTCGTTTTAAACAAAGATATGCCcaatatcaaattttgtaattaaaatagTTTACTTTCTCGTAAAACCATAAATATTCACCAGTTTCACAACGTATATGATTTACCGACAATATAATAATTACCAAACTTACAAAGAGTTTGGTCAGGAGTTAATAGTTCAATGATAACATACTAGTTACCAATCACACAAAGAGCTTAGCAATGAGTTAATAGTTCAATGATAACATACCAGTTACCAATCCCACAAAGAGCTTAGCAATGAGTTAATAGTTCAATGATAACATACTAGTTACCAATCCCACAAAGAGCTTTGCAATGAGTTAATAGTTCAATGATTATGAACGGATTACAAATCATCACAAAGAGCTTGGCAACGGTTTTATAGTTCAATTAAAACATACTTATTACCAATCATTACAAAGAGCTTGGTAATGTGTTTGTAGTTCAGTTATAACATACTTATTAACAATCATCGCAAAGAGATTTGTAATATGTTGATACTTCACCGTATAAATAATACTTACTAGTCTCACACAGAGCTTGGAGGAGTTATTGACAAATTGCTGTAAACATCTCATTGTACCATATCACAACACACGATTGTTCAGGACAACCATCAGGCTCTGGAAAACGAGCACTCCACCTACCCCATCCACTATAGAcccatgaccttgaacttcCTCCTTCGCACGCGAAAGTGTCATTGAATCTCATGCCTATCCAGTACAACCCTTTGTTCCTAGAAAGcaacaaacaaaatgttaaatcaAACTGTCAACCCTCGGCAACCGAATAGCAAACATTTATATAGAGACCATCAGATACTAAATAGAACCATACAGTCGCATGTTAAGACCAAACAAATAGTAAACTTAATTGAATTTCTCAactatatatattctttagAGAGTATGACTTATACAATCGTTTTAAAACTTTGAAGTACTGACTCTATTCAATGTGCAGAAATTCTTGTGTTGCAAACAACCATGGCGTTATGAAGCTGCCAGGCGGCTGACATCAAGTGGCATTGgaattgcgtatatttcgacAAGAAAGTTTTGAACAATGTTCACATGTAGTCAGAACACCTTATGCAtatattcagaacagttgttgccGCTTcggttattaacataaaaacgAAAATGATTATTTAAAAACTAATCTAGATATTTGTGACAAGGTAAGTCTATGTAATTACACTAGGATATCATTCAGTActgatttaatatttaatggTATATACTTACAGACGATGTTCCTGGTATTGGTCCTGAGCCGTAAAGTAATCCCACTTTTCCTGACTATCAAGAACAAGAAGGCCGCCATTCATGTCATTACAATATTCTTTGGCAGCTGTCCAGTTCAGTTTTCCTGGACTTATCACCAAATTTGTGAAGAGAGACAATCCCTCTGTGTTTAAATAGAGAACAAATTGACAAAATATACACACtcaaaagtttttatttcatcccATATCCAATTTTACTTCATCTTAATACCCCTTTTATTAGTCGGTTTAATTCCTTTAAAGGTTAAAATTGTATTCTGTTTTACTCCTATAGGTATTGTATCTACTACAATCAACTTTCTTTTACAAACCAATCGCTGAAACATTCCATTAAGTTAACGTGGTAGTATTTGTAAGGTTGGGGTATTTAGCTTATATAAATAGACATACGTTCAGGTTAAGTTATATGTCTTACCTCGCATGAGAAACGTCCATAACGTCACCAACACGACCACATCCATCAGGTGTCCCCTAAaagtatatagttatgttactCTATGTACCCAACGCCACGTCTTCCATTGGAAGTCCTGCCCAGGTGTCTATTATAACGGTACGGAGGATGTGTTCTATGTCATCAACGCCACGTCTTGCATTGGAAGTCGTCTCGTCCAGGTGTATATGATTACGATATGGAGGTTGTGTCCTATATCATCAACGCAACGTCTTCCATTGGAAGTCCCGCCCAGGTGTCTATTATAACGGTACGGAGGCTGTGTTCTATGTCATCAACGCCACGTCTTGCATTGGAAGTCGTCTCGTCCAGGTCTATATGATTACGATATGGAGGTTGTGTCCTATATCATCAACGCCACGTCTTCCATTGGAAGTCCCGCCCAGGTGTCTATTATAACGGTACGGAGGCTGTGTTCTATGTCATCAACGCCACGTCTTGCATTGGAAGTCTCGTCCAGGTGTATATGATTACGATACGGAGGTTGTGTCCTATATCATCAACGCAACGTCTTCCATTGGAAGTCCCGCCCAGGTGTCTATTATAACGGTACGGAGGTTGTGTTCTATGTCATCAACGCAACGTCTTCCATTGGAAGTCTCTGTatttagtgtgttgtgtattgagtgtgttgtgtatttagtgtgttgtgtattgagtgtgttgtgtatttagtgtgttgtgtattgagtgtgttgtgtattgattgtgttgtgtattgagAGTGTTGTGTATTGAGTGTGTTGTGTATCgtatgttttgtatattgaaggtgttgtacatatgtaattgtGTGTATTCTGTGTATTTagtgtgtattgtgtgttgtgtggtgttGTGTATTGAGTGTGTTGTATAtcgtgtgtgttgtgtattgattgtgttgtgtatttagtgtgttgtgtattgagtgtgttgtgtagtgtgtgtgttgtatattgattgtgttgtgtattgattgtgttgtgtattgagAGTGTTGTGTATtgagtgtgttgtgtattgagtgtgttgtgtatttagtGTGTTTTGTATtgagtgtgttgtgtgtttagtgtgttgtgtattgagtgtgttgtgtatttagtgtgttgtgtattgagtgtgttgtgtattgattgtgttgtgtattgagAGTGTTGTGTATTGAGTATGTTGTGTATtgagtgtgttgtgtattgagtgtgttgtgtattgggTGTGTTTTGTATTGAGTGTGTTGTGTATCgtatgttttgtatattgaaggtgttgtacatatgtaattgtGTGTATTCTGTGTATTTagtgtgtattgtgtgttgtgtattgagAGTGTTGTGTATTGAGTGTGTTGTGTATCgtatgttttgtatattgaaggtgttgtacatatgtaattgtGTGTATTCTGTGTATTTAGTGTGTATGGTGTGTTGTGTGGTGTTGTGTATTGAGTGTGTTGTATAtcgtgtgtgttgtgtattgattgtgttgtgtatttagtgttttgtgtattgagtgtgttgtttattgagtgtgttgtgtagtgtgtgtgttgtatattgattgtgttgtgtattgattgtgttgtgtattgagAGTGTTGTGTATTGAGAGTGTTGTGTATTGAGTGTGTTGTGTATCgtatgttttgtatattgaatgtgttgtacatatgtaattgtGTGTATTCTGTGTATTGagtgtgtattgtgtgttgtgtggtgttGTGTATTGAGTGTGTTGTATATCGTGTGTGTTGCGTAttaagtgtgttgtgtattgagtgtgttgtatattgagtgtgttgtgtattgtgtgtgttgtgtatcgtatgttttgtatattgaatgtgttgtacatatgtaattgtgtgtattctgtgtattgactgtgtattgtgttgtgtggtgttgtatattgagtgtgttgtgtatcgtgtgtgttgtgtattgagtgtgttgtgtatttagtgtgttgtgtattgagtgtgttgtgtattgagtgtgttgtgtattgtgtgtgttgtgtattgtgtgtgttgtgtattgactgtgttgtgtattgattgtgttgtgtattgattgtgttgtgtattgagAGTGTTGTGTATTGAGTGTGTTGTGTATCgtatgttttgtatattgaatgtgttgtacatatgtaattgtGTGTATTCTGTGTATTTAGTGTGTATGGTGTGTTGTGTGGTGTTGTGTATtgagtgtgttgtgtattgtgtgtgttgtgtattgattgtgttgtgtattgattgtgttgtgtattgattgtgttgtgtatcgtgtgtgttgtgtattgagtgtgttgtacatatgtaattgtgtgtattctgtgtgttgtgtgtgttttatgtattgtttgtgttgtgtattgtgtgtgtgttttgtatcGTATTATTCgtagtttgtgtgttgtgtattgattATATGAAAAGTAATCGTTTACGTCAGGAAGTCAATATGTATAGTGTGGAGAATTACTTTGGGACGGGAGATAACTCGCGATATTCTGCCAGTAAAATTGTATTGATTGGTTTTGTATGGTCACGTGACTTTGTATCGAGACGCCATAACAAACTGTTAAGTCTAAAATATGTGTTTCTACTCTGTTCTCCGGATATACGATAGGTTAAAGCTAACACTGAGATCCGAGACGTAGCAGAAATCAACATAAACATGCTAATGATATTATACAACGTTTAACTATTGCTGACAaatcgtgattttttttttataaattatgttttgaGTAGAGCTGTTACGTACAGGTATGACCGTTCGACTAGGTATAAAGGTATTGACAAATTATCGATAGATGAGACGTTATTGTACTAGCTGCCATATTGTTGTTATGTAGGTGAGCAATATATAAAGCAACCGAAGCATGAATGACAGttatttgtacatgtgtctgCAATATGTCCTGATGGAATTGTTGAAAGTTACACCATACTCGCGGGTATGTCCTTTGAAACGATCTGGCAGTGATTTATGCAAGATGGTGTTTATGGTACCAGGTACAGTTCCTGGTTCAAAAGTTTTGCTACTGGAGCTGGGCTTGAGGCTGCAGCTGGACAAAATTGTCtgatttttgtaaaatgtattagTGTCtctgtgtatgttggtgtgtcCGTAACACAAATTAAGTTATTTGTCACTTGTGATTCCTCACTGGTAGCGGTCTAGCCTCTTTGTGAAAAGGCTCCGTAACTAATTATTGCACATCCTGAATTGGTACCGATTGTTCAGAAGATGACCATTACCATCCTGAgtgcaccccccccccccccccccccccccgacattCTGTGAAGTACAAGTCGGTAATGCAGTTTGCTTCCTTTCTGCAGCTGTAAATGTCATTTCAAATTGCCAGATGTCGTTTGGCGGTAACCCTCGTCTTAATGGGCCTCATGATGTTTCGATGCTGTCTTCAAACTGTAATGATATCAAATTGTGCCAAATACTGATACAAAAAATGTAAGGTTAAAATCAACTGTAACCATTCAAGGCTATAACTGTAACCATTCAAGGCTAGTGCAATAATAAATGTTACCATTTATGGCCAgtgcaaaaaaaacaaaaaaaaaaaaaacaaaacattcaagGTCAGTGCAATAATAATTGTAACACCAAATCACTTGTAACTCTAACCATTAAATATACTAGtcaacaaaaataatgataattctTACCAAGTCTACGATACTGTGTAATTAGAAATAAGTAAACATTGACTTACCAAACTCGTTTTGCATGCTTGTACACCGTAAAAGACACTGCCTTGGACAGACTGGTAATGTGACTTTTGATGGAGGAAATAAACACCGACCGTGTCGCAGAGTTCTGTCGTTGGTCGAGAGTAGAAAATACATCACGTTCTGGTGAGGACACAGTGAAAACTGCAGTTTCTGATTCGGTGAAATGTGTAGAATGCGTGATGTCGCCATCAACTGCGTCCAATCCGGATGTCGTAGTCGGATCTGAAGTTGTCACAGAGAGAGAAAAGGTTGAAACGCAAATTAGTCACATAgccacagactcaccagacatcgtctcctgtcctacaacagactcaccagacatcgtctcctgtcccactacagactcaccagacatcgtctcctgtcccactacagactcaccagacatcgtctcctgtcccactACAGACTCACCAGATATCGTTTTCCTGTCCctccacagactcaccagacatcgtcacctgtcccaccacagactcaccagacatcgtctcctgtcctacaacagactcactagacatcgtctcctgtccctacaacagactcaccagacatcgtctcctgtcccaccacagactcaccagacatcgtctcctgtcccaccacagactcaccagacatcgtctcctgtcccaccacagactcaccagacatcgtctcctgtcctacaacagactcactagacatcgtctcctgtcccaccacagactcaccagacatcgtctcctgtcccaccacagactcacctagacatcgtctcctgtcccaccacagactcaccagacatcgtctcctgtcccaccacagactcaccagacatcgtctcctgtcccaccacagactcaccagacatcgtctcctgtcccacaacagactcaccagacatcgtctcctgtccctCCACATgctcaccagacatcgtctcctgtcccactACAGATTCACCAGATATCGTCTCCTGTCCTACCACAGACTCActagacatcgtctcctgtcccaccacagactcactAGACATCGTATCCTGTCctaccacagactcaccagacatcgtctcctgtcctacaacagactcaccagacatcatCTCTTGTCTtacaacagactcaccagacatcgtctcctgtcccacgACAGACTCACCAGATATCGTATCCCGTCCCAcgacagactcaccagacatcgtctcctgtcccactacagactcaccagacatcgtctcctgtcccactacagactcaccagacatcgtctcctgtcccactacagactcaccagacatcgtctcctgtcctacAGCAGACTCACCAGATATCGTCTCctgtcctacaacagactcaccagacaccgtctcctgtcctacaacagactcaccagacatcgtctcctgtcctacAGCAGACTCActagacatcgtctcctgtcctacaacagactcaccagacatcgtctcctgtcccaccacagactcaccagacatcgtctcctgtccaacgacagactcaccagacatcgtctcctgtcccactacagactcaccagacatcgtctcctgtcccactacagactcaccagacatcgtctcctgtcctacAGCAGACTCACCAGATATCGTCTCctgtcctacaacagactcaccagacaccgtctcctgtcctacaacagactcaccagacatcgtctcctgtcccaccacagactcaccagataTCGTCTCCTGTCCTACCACAGACTCActagacatcgtctcctgtcccaccacagactcaccagacatcgtctcctgtcccaccacagactcaccagataTCGTCTCCTGTCCTACCACAGACTCActagacatcgtctcctgtcccaccacagactcaccagacatcgtctcctgtcctacaacagactcaccagacatcgtctcatGTCCCTCCACAGATTCATGTAAATGATCCATATACCGTCATTCTACCATCACCAGTACAATACACGTAGAACGAAATCCCCATATTCACTCTTCTTGGGCATTTCTCCTTCAAATAGTTAGATATCTATTTAACCAATACAGTAACCTAAGTAACACTTACGAAATACCAAACATAAGATGGAACCTGACTATCTAGAACGATCAGATGACCATTCCTTTCCTCACAGTATTGTTCCAGCAGTTGTCCAATTCATGTTTTCTTGGTCAGCAGCTCCGTGAGGAGAGGCATTCCCTTTGTAATTTACACAGATTATCAAACTTATcaattcaacaaaatataaatctcAAAATGGACTATTTCTTTTTCGGCCATTTAGATGTGATATCAACAATAGCTCAGTTGCCGTAATGTCC contains these protein-coding regions:
- the LOC117315833 gene encoding mucin-22-like; the encoded protein is MSSESVVGQETMSSESVVGQETISGESVVGQETMSGEHVEGQETMSDPTTTSGLDAVDGDITHSTHFTESETAVFTVSSPERDVFSTLDQRQNSATRSVFISSIKSHITSLSKAVSFTVYKHAKRVWGHLMDVVVLVTLWTFLMREGLSLFTNLVISPGKLNWTAAKEYCNDMNGGLLVLDSQEKWDYFTAQDQYQEHRLNKGLYWIGMRFNDTFACEGGSSRSWVYSGWAFSRTTKTSIQATTSRLEAADDVFTHSSKHFNRAEIAVSTESSTASSPKSDGVSSTVFSTTPTTEGESKTTFEPTTSDPTTSDLTTSDLTTFEPTTSDMTSDLTTYDTMTSNPTTYDTTTSDLKTSDLTTFDPTTSDLTTFDPTTSNQATSDLTTSGPTTSDLTTFDPTTSVLTTYDLTTFEPTTFEPTTFEPTTFEPTTSDPTTSDSTTSDPTTSDPTTSDPTTYDLTTSDQTTSVSTSITSLVTSDVENDTCIKCCLLKKQTKLARYKLDEMMRVLRIQLEVNKTMLSSQKRKLVSVYDSRPSSVAMGGVACIILAAVVGVIVIPDGVSLVRLVYKQFKPQKDTSVI